A window of the Brassica napus cultivar Da-Ae chromosome C5, Da-Ae, whole genome shotgun sequence genome harbors these coding sequences:
- the LOC106421311 gene encoding WUSCHEL-related homeobox 14-like isoform X1 yields MKRRKQSGEREMERENQNGAYVGRGVMTEEQMETLRKQIAVYAVICEQLALLHNSLSSFQPLSSGSRVGINPNGDGYFNPMVASSSAQRISTRNRWTPTSTQLQILESIYEEKSGTPNRRRIREIATELSEHGQITETNVYNWFQNRRARSKRKQPQTMATTDQAEDAAVTTDEKRSCGDSGGFESYEHILFPSPDLGIEHLLSRGELSGDFNSYTIADIKYKE; encoded by the exons atgaagagaagAAAGCAAAGTGGTGaaagagagatggagagagagaacCAAAACGGTGCGTATGTTGGAAGAGGAGTTATGACGGAGGAGCAGATGGAGACTCTCCGTAAGCAGATCGCCGTTTACGCCGTCATTTGTGAACAGCTAGCTCTCCTCCacaactctctctcttctttccaACCTCTCTCCTCAG GCTCACGTGTAGGAATAAATCCGAACGGTGATGGATACTTTAATCCGATGGTGGCATCATCAAGCGCTCAGAGGATATCGACTAGGAACCGATGGACTCCGACGTCGACGCAGCTTCAAATACTTGAGAGCATTTACGAGGAAAAAAGCGGGACACCGAACCGACGTAGGATCAGAGAGATCGCAACGGAACTGTCTGAACACGGACAGATCACGGAGACAAATGTTTACAACTGGTTTCAGAACCGGCGGGCTCGGTCCAAACGTAAGCAACCTCAGACGATGGCAACGACTGATCAGGCTGAAGATGCGGCCGTGACGACAGATGAGAAGAGGAGTTGTGGAGATTCTGGAGGGTTTGAGTCTTACGAGCATATACTCTTCCCGAGTCCTGACTTAG GGATTGAGCATTTGTTGAGTAGAGGGGAGCTTTCCGGAGACTTCAATTCGTATACTATAGCTGACATAAAATACAAAGAATGA
- the LOC106421311 gene encoding WUSCHEL-related homeobox 14-like isoform X2 — MKRRKQSGEREMERENQNGAYVGRGVMTEEQMETLRKQIAVYAVICEQLALLHNSLSSFQPLSSGINPNGDGYFNPMVASSSAQRISTRNRWTPTSTQLQILESIYEEKSGTPNRRRIREIATELSEHGQITETNVYNWFQNRRARSKRKQPQTMATTDQAEDAAVTTDEKRSCGDSGGFESYEHILFPSPDLGIEHLLSRGELSGDFNSYTIADIKYKE, encoded by the exons atgaagagaagAAAGCAAAGTGGTGaaagagagatggagagagagaacCAAAACGGTGCGTATGTTGGAAGAGGAGTTATGACGGAGGAGCAGATGGAGACTCTCCGTAAGCAGATCGCCGTTTACGCCGTCATTTGTGAACAGCTAGCTCTCCTCCacaactctctctcttctttccaACCTCTCTCCTCAG GAATAAATCCGAACGGTGATGGATACTTTAATCCGATGGTGGCATCATCAAGCGCTCAGAGGATATCGACTAGGAACCGATGGACTCCGACGTCGACGCAGCTTCAAATACTTGAGAGCATTTACGAGGAAAAAAGCGGGACACCGAACCGACGTAGGATCAGAGAGATCGCAACGGAACTGTCTGAACACGGACAGATCACGGAGACAAATGTTTACAACTGGTTTCAGAACCGGCGGGCTCGGTCCAAACGTAAGCAACCTCAGACGATGGCAACGACTGATCAGGCTGAAGATGCGGCCGTGACGACAGATGAGAAGAGGAGTTGTGGAGATTCTGGAGGGTTTGAGTCTTACGAGCATATACTCTTCCCGAGTCCTGACTTAG GGATTGAGCATTTGTTGAGTAGAGGGGAGCTTTCCGGAGACTTCAATTCGTATACTATAGCTGACATAAAATACAAAGAATGA